A section of the Pseudorasbora parva isolate DD20220531a chromosome 2, ASM2467924v1, whole genome shotgun sequence genome encodes:
- the si:ch211-165g14.1 gene encoding uncharacterized protein CG5098, which translates to MDPLDQVDVMHLQGSRSSALDLSVGCRQGSLNSMEALDLVKKPSWCGITSGSKSANMSESRSGRYISRPSKQIPPDHPELGSKHHGMSSHGSYSMPLPLINGLPSVAQILSQCPPANQEFVDDADYHVGMDEVLTQAKRCRKKAHCMLENSTLGGRIVHNHPQDTLTSYGEAYLSDTLSQTKGSSCLPQDAYALRSTSSAVEQTAIETLASECTGAKETSPCSPEYISSDDDSDIIEVPVSNSRCKMPSNWRPRTESVIVSDISHGRRTRNSTAKQEVERDHQMDRSPKNVNNVYATDEPIFEGRGSRTGSESKSLLSWMESVLIPISPQDSEHDTDAAFSQNFPSTSDAENTSAFASPQIEASTSMPSRLRKTPASKSKKRTKPRAKPRPKPKPRPKPRKPAKQVRPSPASKSSTAKRRRRKPQTSGPSSMFFPKEPEIKLKYANHKEEKTHPKLDNFAPYIRMEFSSCTIVNFREEDDSSTKKGSQQVVSGVIPKTSCLQLGSVGSDARFQLRRCCCLCGRGGNTEGLGDLHGPYHSSGAQPVCKTDCSPAAQKQEPECSDLESVYSLEDGASHSVKRQRKENAEESGVCSEHWIHEDCSIWTAGIFLVKGKLYGLEEAIRLAQGTVCSHCHMVGATLGCFFKDCPNKYHFPCALQSDSALNEENFTIRCPKHKNKTSRLSVSRLKNR; encoded by the exons ATGGATCCTCTCGACCAGGTCGATGTCATGCACCTTCAGGGGTCTCGTTCCTCAGCTCTGGATCTGTCTGTGGGCTGCAGGCAGGGCTCGTTAAACTCCATGGAGGCTCTGGATTTGGTGAAGAAGCCCAGCTGGTGTGGCATTACCTCAGGGAGCAAGAGCGCTAACATGTCCGAGTCTCGGTCCGGTAGGTACATCTCTCGGCCTAGCAAACAGATTCCACCTGATCACCCAGAACTAGGATCAAAGCATCATGGGATGTCGTCCCACGGCTCCTACTCTATGCCTTTACCCCTGATCAATGGATTGCCGTCCGTGGCTCAGATACTGTCTCAGTGCCCACCAGCAAACCAAGAGTTTGTGGATGACGCTGACTACCATGTGGGAATGGACGAAGTGTTGACGCAAGCGAAAAGATGTCGCAAAAAAGCCCATTGCATGTTAGAAAACAGCACACTAGGAGGTAGGATAGTGCACAATCATCCACAAGACACTTTGACCAGTTATGGTGAAGCATACTTGAGTGACACACTGTCACAGACTAAGGGCTCGTCATGTTTACCTCAGGACGCATACGCACTACGTTCCACCAGCTCAGCGGTTGAGCAGACTGCCATTGAAACTCTCGCATCCGAATGTACCGGCGCTAAAGAAACATCCCCATGCTCCCCTGAATACATCTCCAGTGATGATGACAGTGATATCATTGAAGTGCCAGTGAGCAACTCCAGATGCAAGATGCCCTCAAACTGGCGCCCCCGAACTGAAAGTGTTATTGTTAGCGACATAAGCCATGGAAGACGAACAAGAAATTCAACTGCGAAGCAGGAAGTCGAGCGTGATCATCAAATGGACCGCTCTCCCAAAAATGTGAACAACGTCTACGCAACGGACGAACCCATTTTTGAAGGCCGTGGCAGTAGGACAGGCTCCGAATCCAAATCGCTGCTGTCGTGGATGGAGTCGGTCTTGATACCTATATCCCCGCAGGACAGCGAACACGACACGGATGCTGCTTTTTCCCAAAACTTCCCGTCTACCTCAGATGCAGAAAACACGAGCGCCTTTGCGTCTCCGCAGATTGAGGCGTCCACTTCGATGCCAAGCCGCTTGCGGAAGACTCCGGCCTCAAAGAGTAAGAAGCGGACAAAACCGAGGGCCAAACCAAGACCCAAACCCAAACCTAGACCCAAACCGAGGAAACCAGCTAAGCAGGTGAGGCCGTCACCCGCCAGCAAATCGAGTACGGCTAAGCGAAGACGCCGAAAACCTCAGACGTCTGGACCGTCGTCCATGTTTTTTCCTAAAGAGCCGGAGATCAAACTCAAGTATGCAAACCACAAAGAAGAGAAGACGCACCCCAAGCTGGACAACTTCGCCCCCTACATTCGCATGGAGTTCTCATCCTGCACAATCGTCAATTTTAGGGAAGAGGACGATTCTTCGACAAAGAAAGGGTCACAGCAGGTTGTCTCAGGGGTCATCCCAAAAACCTCGTGCTTGCAGCTGGGCAGCGTTGGCTCCGATGCCCGGTTTCAGCTCAGGCGTTGCTGCTGCCTGTGTGGAAGGGGTGGCAACACCGAAGGCCTCGGGGACTTGCATGGCCCGTACCACTCTAGCGGAGCTCAGCCCGTCTGTAAGACCGACTGCAGTCCCGCGGCCCAGAAGCAAGAGCCCGAATGCAGCGATTTGGAGTCTGTCTACAGTTTAGAGGACGGCGCATCCCATTCGGTCAAAAGGCAGAGGAAGGAGAACGCGGAGGAGTCCGGTGTCTGTAGTGAGCACTGGATACACGAGGACTGTAGCATCTGGACTGCAGGCATCTTTTTGGTTAAAGGGAAACTCTATGGATTAGAAGAAGCCATCCGACTCGCACAAGGAACa GTGTGTTCACACTGTCACATGGTTGGTGCCACTTTGGGATGTTTCTTCAAAGATTGTCCCAATAAGTACCACTTCCCCTGTGCCCTGCAGTCAG ACAGTGCGCTCAATGAGGAGAACTTCACGATAAGATGCCCGAAGCACAAG AATAAAACATCCAGATTGAGCGTCAGCAGGCTGAAGAACAGATGA